One stretch of Arachis hypogaea cultivar Tifrunner chromosome 20, arahy.Tifrunner.gnm2.J5K5, whole genome shotgun sequence DNA includes these proteins:
- the LOC140182994 gene encoding uncharacterized protein — protein MSLGGKVLDSVNDGKGPPQFIISGQNYHRIGSLLPDAGPKPKFAQLYIYDTQHEIMHRQRIFGQTSEIDKELIAELLQMIDTHNVIAQSFRRVREFYQCHPSEIFSLKLYSQRKVDRRIYNAPSCDEVAALIVGDFDSSDHGHDIIVRSTGGQLQRIYETHALYWPLQYPLLFPYGEDGYQLNIGYRGEQPGYVPGRRTRVSLREFICFHLQIREHEDRIIHKCRRLFQQFVVNCFTMIESQRLHEIRMKKSTIRGKVLQGIEEAMHRGDDEASSIGTRIIFPFSFTGGRCYMFNRCQDAMTICKHFGYPDLFLTIMFNPNWPEFQRFTERERIPITDRPDISCRVFLAKLKCLLSDLKEGVFFGPLNAVKINDVDIDNRFVVPYNPLLLIKYQAHINLGLCNKSNVIKYLFKYVNKGSDRVTATVGETYDVGESSQVVDEIKQYYDCRYLSPSESMWRIFAYDIHHRWPAVQRFADDVYGLDDGQQAVLGGARGSLRVSVSCTAKEAFCDVVAIWFHRKMSVWEQTWAYLSDDILYRRRHELQYPDLTMSQDELEAFCLLEIEKLLQSNGKSLRNYAGMPYDTVSLTREHDANVSKLNEEQRVVYDKIIDCVSNKRHGFFFVYGFGGTGKTFLYRVLSARLRSEKKMVINVASSGIASLLLPGGKTAHSMFNIPVEPTEDTICRIKKDSPKAEVVRLADLIIWDEAPMTNKLAFEALDRTLQDIMVSVSDRNKDLPFGGKVVVLGGDFRQVLPVIPKGSRAEIVMASINSSVL, from the exons ATGTCTCTTGGCGGTAAGGTATTGGATTCAGTGAATGATGGGAAGGGTCCACCGCAGTTTATAATAAGTGGTCAAAATTATCATCGGATTGGAAGTTTGCTCCCAGATGCTGGTCCGAAGCCTAAATTTGCCCAGTTATATATATACGACACTCAGCATGAGATAATGCATAGGCAGCGAATCTTTGG GCAAACATCTGAGATAGATAAAGAATTGATAGCTGAGTTATTACAAATGATCGATACTCATAATGTCATAGCACAGTCATTTCGAAGAGTTAGAGAATTCTATCAGTGTCATCCATCTGAGATTTTCTCTTTGAAGTTGTATTCGCAAAGGAAGGTTGATCGAAGAATTTACAATGCTCCTTCTTGCGATGAAGTTGCTGCTTTGATTGTTGGAGATTTTGATTCATCGGATCATGGCCATGACATTATTGTTCGATCTACTGGTGGTCAGTTGCAACGTATTTATGAAACTCATGCTCTGTATTGGCCCTTACAGTATCCTTTGTTGTTTCCATATGGTGAGGATGGTTACCAACTGAACATTGGTTATCGAGGTGAACAGCCTGGATATGTTCCTGGAAGGAGAACAAGGGTTTCCCTTAGGGAATTCATATGTTTTCATCTCCAGATTAGGGAACACGAAGATAGAATTATTCACAAGTGTAGACGGTTATTTCAGCAATTTGTTgttaattgtttcaccatgattgAGTCCCAAAGGTTGCATGAGATTAGAATGAAGAAAAGTACAATTAGAGGAAAAGTCCTTCAAGGAATAGAGGAGGCTATGCATCGTGGCGATGATGAAGCTTCTTCAATTGGGACACgaatcatttttcctttttccttcacTGGTGGTAGATGTTATATGTTTAACCGTTGTCAGGATGCCATGACAATTTGTAAACATTTTGGCTATCCAGATTTATTCCTCACTATTATGTTTAATCCAAATTGGCCTGAATTTCAGCGATTCACAGAGCGAGAGCGAATTCCCATCACTGATCGTCCTGATATCTCTTGTCGTGTCTTTCTTGCCAAGTTGAAGTGCCTCCTTAGCGATCTCAAGGAAGGTGTGTTTTTTGGTCCACTTAATGCAG TGAAGATCAACGATGTTGATATTGATAACAGATTTGTTGTGCCCTATAATCCACTGCTGTTAATAAAATATCAAGCTCACATAAATCTTGGGTTATGTAACAAGTCAAACGTGATTAAGTATCTTTTTAAGTATGTCAATAAGGGTTCGGATCGGGTGACTGCAACTGTTGGAGAAACATATGATGTTGGTGAATCCTCCCAGGTGGTTGATGAGATTAAACAGTATTACGATTGTCGTTATTTGTCACCGTCTGAATCCATGTGGAGAATTTTTGCTTATGATATTCATCATAGATGGCCGGCGGTACAGAG ATTTGCTGACGATGTTTACGGGTTGGATGATGGCCAACAGGCGGTTCTCGGAGGGGCG AGAG GAAGTCTCCGAGTTAGCGTCAGCTGCACAGCTAAGGAGGCTTTTTGTGATGTTGTTGCTATCTGGTTCCATAGGAAGATGTCAGTTTGGGAACAAACTTGGGCTTATTTGTCTGATGATATTCTTTATCGCAGAAGACATGAGCTGCAATATCCCG ATCTAACGATGAGTCAGGATGAGTTGGAAGCATTTTGTTTGTTGGAGATTGAGAAACTATTGCAGAGTAATGGAAAATCATTGAGAAATTATGCTGGCATGCCG TATGATACTGTTTCTTTGACTCGTGAGCACGATGCAAATGTCTCCAAGTTAAATGAAGAACAGAGGGTGGTCTACGATAAAATTATTGATTGTGTTTCGAATAAGAGGCATGGATTCTTTTTTGTGTACGGGTTTGGTGGCACTGGAAAAACTTTTTTATACAGAGTTTTGTCAGCTAGATTGCGATCTGAGAAAAAGATGGTTATAAACGTTGCTTCTAGTGGTATTGCTTCTCTGTTGTTACCTGGTGGTAAGACGGCGCATTCTATGTTCAATATTCCTGTTGAGCCGACTGAAGATACTATTTGTCGGATTAAGAAGGATAGTCCAAAAGCTGAGGTAGTCCGATTGGCCGATTTGATTATTTGGGATGAGGCACCGATGACTAACAAATTAGCATTTGAAGCGCTCGATAGGACGTTGCAGGATATAATGGTTTCGGTCTCTGATAGGAATAAAGATTTACCTTTTGGTGGGAAGGTGGTCGTTCTTGGTGGTGATTTCAGGCAGGTCTTGCCAGTTATTCCAAAAGGTTCTCGTGCTGAGATTGTGATGGCGTCCATAAATTCTTCTGTCCTCTAG
- the LOC112785582 gene encoding replication protein A 70 kDa DNA-binding subunit C-like codes for MPPPFDMISKIHLPREAWRLKARVLRLCVVPSFGNHEVPNSMEMILLDEHCKKLQDTVKKPLLNRFRDHIIEGQVYRMAYFTVVSNHGSYRATSHEFKLVFLHRITVVAVDEDVIPKTCFNMLCLSGIDVVGLLTSVGEEKEYAKEGKIVKMIVLELTSKDLTVRCALFGDYVNQVNHFLASGYVEQPVLVIQLAKVKFFRGTFQVGLQNVMYATQMLFNPDLPEVVEFRQSMVEQGVNGTQPLFIANEGKVVSLEDDFMRLTRKCTIEELQDNNEVVFF; via the exons ATGCCTCCTCCATTTGATATGATTTCCAAGATACATCTTCCTAGAGAGGCTTGGAGGCTGAAAGCTAGGGTTCTAAGGCTTTGCGTTGTACCCTCTTTTGGTAACCATGAGGTTCCTAACTCAATGGAGATGATTCTCCTTGATGAGCAT TGTAAAAAACTTCAAGATACAGTTAAGAAACCACTCCTTAATAGGTTTAGGGATCATATAATTGAAGGTCAAGTTTATAGAATGGCATACTTTACTGTTGTGTCAAATCATGGTAGTTATAGAGCAACTTCTCATGAATTCAAATTGGTTTTCCTTCACCGAATCACTGTTGTAGCTGTTGATGAAGATGTTATCCCTAAGACTTGTTTCAACAT GTTGTGTTTATCTGGAATAGATGTCGTTGGTCTTTTAACTTCAGTGGGAGAAGAGAAAGAATATGCAAAAGAGgggaaaattgtgaaaatgattgtGCTGGAATTaacttcaaaaga TCTTACAGTGCGATGTGCATTATTTGGGGACTATGTTAATCAAGTAAATCATTTTCTTGCCTCTGGCTATGTGGAGCAGCCTGTTTTAGTCATTCAACTTGCAAAAGTCAAGTTCTTTAGGGGTACATT TCAAGTAGGCCTTCAAAATGTGATGTATGCCACTCAAATGTTATTTAATCCTGATCTTCCTGAAGTTGTTGAATTCAGGCAGAG tatggtTGAGCAAGGTGTCAATGGTACCCAGCCACTCTTTATTGCAAATGAGGGTAAAGTTGTTTCCTTGGAAGATGATTTCATGCGTTTAACTAGAAAATGCACTATTGAAGAGCTTCAAGATAACAATGAGGTTGTCTTCTTTTGA